Proteins from a genomic interval of Bradysia coprophila strain Holo2 chromosome X, BU_Bcop_v1, whole genome shotgun sequence:
- the LOC119085752 gene encoding uncharacterized protein LOC119085752 isoform X1, giving the protein MAEQSCKQASRRESTDNSSQELVKKPKLINETKITDLNYDCLYSIFKWMSIHDTIQMCGISKKFVEPAIWIMKVFNRQHTFSINYMPSCRIKFIGQALSKILLDYAGTFENRISVVQDSILEYCTELTELTLVNAKSAPFESINTPIAKLKVLHLDNCILGPVFCQFSKWLPQLRTLTVINCKVIDESCIGNMATTMPALESMHIDVVQKIKLNADDSFERFARCNTDVIIKRNGHIKCFRTTSGKTKPRRLLNISKSMERLETLEFQAVKRHFKGSSYKSINFKWVKTLILTISGCESCHCPLVFDYLEELNITCNTFADSWTFFARTNRIKKLKLYWIGSRPNLSLLMSISSTWPDLIEVSMHLNCVPSDDVIKFIHSLGNLRRFNFLKYVCQYPSKWEFTKFEEVKHHLSDKFEIIPGTDEIRFSLVRLN; this is encoded by the exons ATGGCTGAACAATCCTGTAAACAGGCGTCTAGACGGGAGTCTACTGATAACTCATCGCAAGAGTTGGTTAAAAAGCCAAAGTTGATCAACGAAACTAAAATAACAGATCTGAATTACGATTGCCTGTATTCTATTTTCAAGTGGATGTCAATACACGATACGATACAAATGTGTGGTATAAGCAAAAAGTTTGTTGAGCCGGCCATTTGGATTATGAAAGTGTTCAACAGGCAACACACTTTCTCCATCAACTACATGCCATCCTGTCGAATAAAATTCATTGGTCAAGCGCTTTCGAAGATCTTGCTGGACTATGCCGGGACTTTTGAAAACCGTATTTCCGTCGTTCAAGATTCCATCCTGGAGTACTGCACTGAATTGACCGAATTGACGTTAGTAAATGCGAAAAGTGCACCGTTCGAGTCCATTAATACGCCAATCGCTAAACTCAAAGTGCTACATTTGGACAATTGCATTCTTGGACCGGTTTTCTGTCAGTTCAGCAAGTGGCTTCCGCAACTGCGTACGTTGACTGTTATTAATTGCAAGGTTATTGATGAATCTTGCATCGGAAATATGGCGACAACAATGCCGGCATTGGAGTCTATGCATATAGATGTTGTACAAAAAATTAAGCTCAATGCCGACGATTCTTTCGAAAGATTCGCTCGATGCAATACTGACGTGATTATCAAGCGTAATGGacatataaaatgttttcgtacAACGTCGGGTAAGACAA aGCCTCGCAGACTCTTAAACATCAGTAAATCAATGGAACGACTCGAGACATTAGAGTTTCAGGCTGTGAAACGTCATTTCAAAGGATCGAGCTACAAATCCATCAACTTCAAGTGGGTAAAAACACTCATTTTAACGATCAGCGGATGTGAATCTTGTCACTGTCCATTGGTATTTGATTATCTTGAGGAATTGAACATCACTTGTAACACCTTTGCCGATTCGTGGACGTTCTTCGCCAGAACCAACaggataaaaaaattaaaattgtactGGATCGGTAGTCGTCCGAATCTAAGCCTGTTGATGTCAATTTCATCGACCTGGCCGGATTTGATTGAAGTATCAATGCACCTGAATTGCGTGCCCTCAGATGATGTCATTAAATTTATCCACTCACTCGGTAATTTACGACGAttcaattttctgaaataCGTGTGTCAGTACCCTTCTAAATGggaattcacaaaatttgaagaagttaagcatcatctatctgataaatttgaaattattccGGGAACTGACGAGATCCGTTTTTCATTGGTTCGTCTGAATTAA
- the LOC119085752 gene encoding uncharacterized protein LOC119085752 isoform X2, whose protein sequence is MAEQSCKQASRRESTDNSSQELVKKPKLINETKITDLNYDCLYSIFKWMSIHDTIQMCGISKKFVEPAIWIMKVFNRQHTFSINYMPSCRIKFIGQALSKILLDYAGTFENRISVVQDSILEYCTELTELTLVNAKSAPFESINTPIAKLKVLHLDNCILGPVFCQFSKWLPQLRTLTVINCKVIDESCIGNMATTMPALESMHIDVVQKIKLNADDSFERFARCNTDVIIKRNGHIKCFRTTSEMKPRRLLNISKSMERLETLEFQAVKRHFKGSSYKSINFKWVKTLILTISGCESCHCPLVFDYLEELNITCNTFADSWTFFARTNRIKKLKLYWIGSRPNLSLLMSISSTWPDLIEVSMHLNCVPSDDVIKFIHSLGNLRRFNFLKYVCQYPSKWEFTKFEEVKHHLSDKFEIIPGTDEIRFSLVRLN, encoded by the exons ATGGCTGAACAATCCTGTAAACAGGCGTCTAGACGGGAGTCTACTGATAACTCATCGCAAGAGTTGGTTAAAAAGCCAAAGTTGATCAACGAAACTAAAATAACAGATCTGAATTACGATTGCCTGTATTCTATTTTCAAGTGGATGTCAATACACGATACGATACAAATGTGTGGTATAAGCAAAAAGTTTGTTGAGCCGGCCATTTGGATTATGAAAGTGTTCAACAGGCAACACACTTTCTCCATCAACTACATGCCATCCTGTCGAATAAAATTCATTGGTCAAGCGCTTTCGAAGATCTTGCTGGACTATGCCGGGACTTTTGAAAACCGTATTTCCGTCGTTCAAGATTCCATCCTGGAGTACTGCACTGAATTGACCGAATTGACGTTAGTAAATGCGAAAAGTGCACCGTTCGAGTCCATTAATACGCCAATCGCTAAACTCAAAGTGCTACATTTGGACAATTGCATTCTTGGACCGGTTTTCTGTCAGTTCAGCAAGTGGCTTCCGCAACTGCGTACGTTGACTGTTATTAATTGCAAGGTTATTGATGAATCTTGCATCGGAAATATGGCGACAACAATGCCGGCATTGGAGTCTATGCATATAGATGTTGTACAAAAAATTAAGCTCAATGCCGACGATTCTTTCGAAAGATTCGCTCGATGCAATACTGACGTGATTATCAAGCGTAATGGacatataaaatgttttcgtacAACGTCGG aaatgaaGCCTCGCAGACTCTTAAACATCAGTAAATCAATGGAACGACTCGAGACATTAGAGTTTCAGGCTGTGAAACGTCATTTCAAAGGATCGAGCTACAAATCCATCAACTTCAAGTGGGTAAAAACACTCATTTTAACGATCAGCGGATGTGAATCTTGTCACTGTCCATTGGTATTTGATTATCTTGAGGAATTGAACATCACTTGTAACACCTTTGCCGATTCGTGGACGTTCTTCGCCAGAACCAACaggataaaaaaattaaaattgtactGGATCGGTAGTCGTCCGAATCTAAGCCTGTTGATGTCAATTTCATCGACCTGGCCGGATTTGATTGAAGTATCAATGCACCTGAATTGCGTGCCCTCAGATGATGTCATTAAATTTATCCACTCACTCGGTAATTTACGACGAttcaattttctgaaataCGTGTGTCAGTACCCTTCTAAATGggaattcacaaaatttgaagaagttaagcatcatctatctgataaatttgaaattattccGGGAACTGACGAGATCCGTTTTTCATTGGTTCGTCTGAATTAA